The genome window AGCAGTAATAGAACCCATGCAGCGGTATCCACTGTCGCTGAAAATGCTTCAACAAAGTTGGATAAGGTGAATCCTGCGGCAAATGTTACTACAGCAGCTGTAGATTCTTCTTGGTAAAACAGCACTAAATTATAGGCAAGTAACAAGTAGACTAGATACTTGAAGGCTTGATAGCCCCAGGCATTAAAGTGATGTTTTAGTAATGCTTTCATATAAGGCCCTAGCGTTTTTATTATTATTTATTTGAAAAAATAAAGGCAAATTACATTACTATAATTTGCCTCTAATTCGATACTTTTGTCAATTAGCACTAACCTATTTGATAATGAGCAGCGGTTTGATCTAGGGTGATTTTCGCTTTTTCAATAAGCTCATCAATTTCTTTCTCATTAATAACTAAAGGCGGCGAAATAATCATGGTATCGCCGCAAGGCCGCATAACCAAGCCATTATTAATGGCAAAGTCTCGGCATACGCCACCGCCTTTTGATTCTGGTTCAAGGCGTTCTTTGGTTACTTTATCTCTAACTAACTCGATGGCAGCAACCATACCTAACCCCCTGGCTTCACCAACTATTGGATGGTCTGCAAGTTCTTGCCAACGCTTTTGTAAGTAAGGAGAAGATTCTGCTTTCACTTGTTTGATAATGCCTTCCTCGTCCAATATATTGATATTAGTTAATGCAACTTTTGCTGCAACCGGGTGACCTGAGTAAGTAAAGCCATGGTTAAAGTCGCCGCCTTCTTCAATAAGAACTTGTGCCACTTTGTCTGAAACTATGACGCCACCAATTGGCACATACCCAGATGATAAGCCTTTTGCTATGGTCATTAAGTCAGGTTTTAAATCAAAGGTTTGAGCAGCAAACCATTCGCCGGTTCGACCAAAACCAGAGATAACTTCGTCAAGAATAAATAATATATCGTACTTGGCTAAAATGCGTTTTATTTCTGGCCAGTAAGTGGCTGGAGGAATGATGACACCACCTGCACCCTGAAATGGTTCGGCGATAAATGCACCAATTTTATCTTCACCAATTTCAAGGATTTTAGCTTCTAATGATTGTGCCGCCTTTATACCGAATTCTTCAGGGCTTAAACCGTCACCTTCGCCAAACCAATAAGGTTGATCAATATGAACTATGCCCTCAATAGGCAAGTCGCCTTGTTCATGCATATATCCCATCCCGCCTAAGCTAGCTGCCGCTACGGTAGAGCCATGGTAGGCATTTTTACGACTAATAAATATTTTTTTGTCAGGCTTACCTTTTAAATCCCAATAACGACGTACCATTCTAAAATTAGTATCGTTTGCTTCTGAGCCTGAACCAGTAAAGAACACTTTATTCATATGATCTGGGGCAAGGGATGCTATTTTTGCCGCTAGTTCAGTCGCAGGTGTGGTCGTCGTTTGAAAGAACAAGTTGTAATAGGGCAGCTCACGCATTTGTTCTGCTGCGGCATCACAAAGTTCCTTACGGCCATAGCCAATATTGACGCACCATAGACCAGCCATACCATCAAGAAACTTATTACCTGCGCTGTCATAAAAATATACACCTTCGGCTTTTGTTATAATCCTTGGGCCTTTTTCTGCTAAGGTTTTGTTGTCACTAAATGGTTGAAAGTGATGTGCGTTATTCTTTTGTTGTAATTCTGTTTGCATAATACTTCTCTATAACGCTTTGCAGCGCCTTTATGTAAATGATAGATATTTTAATAACCTAGTGCGTTATTGTTGGGCTATATAAGCGCTATACCGTAGTTAATAAAAAATGTCTTTCCCAGCTGCTGATCACATTTTTATAATTTTCATGATCGGCTTTGCGGGTTTCAATAAAGCCTTTTACAAATAGTTCGCCTAAGTAATATTTTACTTTTTCACTATTTTCCATCCTGCTGATAGCGTCATTAATATTTAATGGCATGTCGCTGGCGCATTGTTCATTTTCTTTGCCCATTTTTTCTTGGCTGGGTTTAATTTTTTCCTCCATACCTATAAAGCCACACAGTAATGTCGCCGCAATGGCTAAATAAGGATTGGTATCTGCACCGGGAAGGCGGTTTTCAACACGCCTCGCTTGTGTGGGAGAGTTAGGTATACGTAAGCCCACAGTGCGGTTTTCAATGCCCCAATCTAAATTAACGGGGGCAGCAAGACCGGCAACAAAGCGTTTGTAGGAGTTTATATTTGGCGCGAAAATCGGCATCATTTCAGGGATGTATTTTTGCAAGCCAGCTATATAGTGGTGAAATGCTGCAGTATCACCTTGCTCATTGGCAAAAATATTTTCACCCGTGCTGGCATCGACCAAGCTTTGATGAATATGCATGGCATTGCCAGGCTGGTCTACCATAGGTTTGGCCATAAACGTGGCACTAAAACCATGTTTGATCGCTGCTTCTTTAACCATACGTTTGAACATGAATACTTGATCGGCTAGTGATAGTGGCTCACCGTGCATAAAATTGAATTCAAATTGCGCTCGACCTTCTTCATGGACCACGGTTTCTAACTTAAGACCTAATTGCTTAGCCCAAGCATATACGTCATCAATATATTCACTAAATTCAGTAATCGAGTCTATACCAAATGATTGACGGCCGCGTTCAGCATAACCAGAGCGGCCAGTTGGCACCTCGAGTGGTAAATTGGAATCGGCGTTTATTTTGGTCAGATAAAGCTCCATTTCAGGAGCAACAACGGCTTTTAGGTTTTTTTGCGCATACAAATCGATA of Thalassotalea fonticola contains these proteins:
- a CDS encoding aspartate aminotransferase family protein, which encodes MQTELQQKNNAHHFQPFSDNKTLAEKGPRIITKAEGVYFYDSAGNKFLDGMAGLWCVNIGYGRKELCDAAAEQMRELPYYNLFFQTTTTPATELAAKIASLAPDHMNKVFFTGSGSEANDTNFRMVRRYWDLKGKPDKKIFISRKNAYHGSTVAAASLGGMGYMHEQGDLPIEGIVHIDQPYWFGEGDGLSPEEFGIKAAQSLEAKILEIGEDKIGAFIAEPFQGAGGVIIPPATYWPEIKRILAKYDILFILDEVISGFGRTGEWFAAQTFDLKPDLMTIAKGLSSGYVPIGGVIVSDKVAQVLIEEGGDFNHGFTYSGHPVAAKVALTNINILDEEGIIKQVKAESSPYLQKRWQELADHPIVGEARGLGMVAAIELVRDKVTKERLEPESKGGGVCRDFAINNGLVMRPCGDTMIISPPLVINEKEIDELIEKAKITLDQTAAHYQIG
- a CDS encoding glutamine synthetase family protein, with translation MDSIKTWLEENNIEEVQCITCDHTGIPRGKILPVKTFIQDEGFRIPEAIMLQAACGDLIDDDLLFTLIDERDIDMVLTPDANACYILPWTKKPTAMIIHDCFDQQGKPFQLSARTILKKVIDLYAQKNLKAVVAPEMELYLTKINADSNLPLEVPTGRSGYAERGRQSFGIDSITEFSEYIDDVYAWAKQLGLKLETVVHEEGRAQFEFNFMHGEPLSLADQVFMFKRMVKEAAIKHGFSATFMAKPMVDQPGNAMHIHQSLVDASTGENIFANEQGDTAAFHHYIAGLQKYIPEMMPIFAPNINSYKRFVAGLAAPVNLDWGIENRTVGLRIPNSPTQARRVENRLPGADTNPYLAIAATLLCGFIGMEEKIKPSQEKMGKENEQCASDMPLNINDAISRMENSEKVKYYLGELFVKGFIETRKADHENYKNVISSWERHFLLTTV